Genomic window (Rhinatrema bivittatum chromosome 9, aRhiBiv1.1, whole genome shotgun sequence):
TTGAGTAGGAAGAAATTGCCTCAGTGATTTGCTCTTTGTTTAGATTAAGTAGCTGATCCCACTTATTCAGTCTGACCAGTTTTAATGTTCTGAAGCATGTAATAAACATGCTTTTTAAACAGATCAAAAAGTGTCTGAACTTTCAAGACTGCCTAGGACCTTGTTGTTCCATTAAAAATTACTGCAGTCTCCAAAGTCtccagtttttggggttttttgaggATCAGCCCTGCTTGTAGAACTTCTTAGGTGAACTGATTGATCAGAAGCTCTTCAGTTATATGCACATGCTGCGTATAGGATGGTGATTGCAAATAGGAATCACCACCACTTTCTAGTTGAGCATCAAGGGAaagctcggctgagcgcacctttagccccggtttggccgcgcgttttcgacgcgctattaccccttactgtataaggagtaaaaatagcgcgttgaaGAGCCTGGccgcacgtcgggagagcgggcgctcgcctcagagcgctggctgtcccgcggtttttactgtatctgcccgttTGTTGTAACTGCTGTGGACCTGCAGGGTGGGGGAGTGCATTCTCACTTGGCTGAAGTAGGGCCCTTCAGGCTTGTTTGGTGACTGCATAAATAAACTTCTTGGGATTTAGGGCCTCACTGTCACATCCTTCTTTCacatagctggatacatttaggGCAATCTTCCTACTTCCTATGGAGTTTGCAGTCACTCAGGTAAAAAGTACGCTTTGCATCTCActgagtttctctttgaaaatgtggctGGTACAGAAACATAGGGGCAGGTGCAAAGTCCGTGCCTGATAGCAACTCTGCCGACTTTTTTATATGAATAAATAGCGCACATGTTTACCCACAAAAGAAAATTGTGCCCTATTTCTTCCATTTCAGAATGACTTTTAAATATCTGTGCATTTACAGCATGAGAGTATATCTTTTCAGCAGTTAGCTGGGTTGGGAGACAACACAGCAGATATTTTCCTAAGCAATTCAGTTTTGGTTGATGGGAAAGAGATGACTTGTCTTACATGATTCATGTGTATAgtagtgtttgtttgtttgtttatttatttatttataggtttttatataccgaagtattggtgaaggccttcactccggtttacatttttaacagcGAGATACAGTAGCAACTTTAACACGTAACATTTAACACGTAACATTTAACATGTGGTATTAACGAGATACATTGTCAAAATAGCCGCTTTAACATGTAAGCGATTATGGCGGAGGTGTGTATTGCAATCGGTTGATGGACTTAAGTGCAGGGGTTGGAGATAAACTATGGAGAGGGGCTTAATCAGGAGAGAGAAAAGTAAACAGTAGTGAGTCAGGGGATGGTATTAGGAACATCAGTTAACACCTGGTTCAGAGGGGGTAAAGAGTAAGAGGGTGTGTGGGGGAGTTGTGACAGGGGGGTGGTGGGAGGcattggaggagaagggaagggataaGAGTGGAAGGGGAGGAAAAGGTAGGGGAACTGCTGTAGTTGTAAATGTTGATTTATCCAATCCCATCTTtataagcttgtttgaagagccatgttttgagtgattttttgaacAGGATGGTGTTGTTTTGAGTCCGGAGTTTGgacggaagggagttccagaggtcgGGTCCGGCTATTGAGAACGCTCTTTTTCCTAGTGGTGGTTAGTTTGGCTGAGTTGACAGGTGGGATTTCTAGTCGTGTTTTGTTGGTTGATCTTGTGCATCGATGGGGATGGTGAATTTGGATTAGGGAGTTGAAGCAATCAAAGTCATTGTGGTGTATTGCGTTGTGTATAATTGTCAGtgttttgtactctattctttttttcaatagggagccaatgtaggtcttttagtatgggtgAGATATGGTCAGTTCTTTTGAGGCCGGTGAGAATTCGAGCAGTGgcgttttgtagaatttgaagagGGTATAAAGTTGATTTTGGTAGACCTAtcaagagggagttgcagtagtcgatgccTGAGAATATCAAagattggagaatggttctgaagtcggATTGGTTAAGTaagggtttgaggtgtttgaggatagagagtttgtagaagccttcttttgttttattgGCAATGTGTTTTTTGAGGTTGAGTTGGGGGTCGATCCAGAATCCTAAGTCTTTCACTAATTCTTTTAATTTGATGGGGGTGTTATCAATGATGATGGGGTGGTTCAGGTGATCACCGGAGTTGTTTCTTTCAATCAGCATACATTTGTTTTTGTCTGTGTTGATGCAAAGCTTAAGTTGGTTTAGTAGAATTTTGATTCTGTTGATGGCCGTGGCTGCGATTTTTAGTGTGTTTTCCAGGGAGTTTGAGACTGGAAtgattagctgaatgtcgtcagcgtataggAAGTAGGTGATGGAGAGGCTTGAcagaagttggcagagtggtagtaggtagatgttgaataggatGGCGGATagcgaggatccttgaggtactcccgtTTCAAGAGGGATGGCATCGGAGGTGTGGTTGTTTAGGTTTACCTTGTAGGatctgttttggaggaaggaggtgaaccattctAGGGTTTTTCCAGATAGCCCTACTTCAGAGAGCCTGGTGATTAGGCTACTGTGTtcgactgtgtcgaatgcagcagacaggtcaagtagAATGAGAATATAATGTTGTCCTTGGTCAAACCTCTTATAATCGTGTTTGTTAGGTTGGTGAGTAGAGATTCTgtactgtgatttttttctgaagccgtgttgggtTGGGTATAGGATGTTGTTTGTATCAAGGTGGTCGTTCAGTTGTTTAAGGGCGGCTTTCTCGGTTAGCTTGGCGAGGAAtgagaggtttgagatgggacggtaGTTACTCAGGTCGtagggggtcaaggttcttttttttttttcaagattggtTTTATGGTGGCGACTTTTAGGTTGGTCGGAAGATCTCCTCCTTCTagtgatttgtttataattgcAGAGATGGTTGGTGCAATTGTTTGGGAGATTTTTTAGTGAGTGTGTTGGAATTGTATCAAGCTCGTGTCTGGCCGAGTTCAGTGATTTGATGAGCTTCTCTGTTTCAGAGATTGACATCGGATCAATCTCTGAAACAGAGAAgctcattatttttttattgtattacatTATTAATAAtgtaatacaataaaaatgtgtTCACAAATGTTTCAGGTCATTAAGGGTAAATTTTGAAAGGCTTAGTCAGGATGCACATACTATAAGGCGTTGCATAGGTAGAATGGTTCAGTCCGTTAAGTGGATTTTCATTGCCTGAAAGTATGTGCTTTGCTTCACAATGCGCATACTTTTAGCCCTATAGAAAAGAGGCATTCTGAGAGCGGAGGAGGGGCATGGTTGgaaacatgcatacatttaatttaaaaataatgtatAGTCGTAGTAGGCACACCGttaatgcacatactttatacATCCTTTAGCACTTTGTAAGCGCATGCATGCACTTCTAGCCTTATTACAAGCCGATTTTGAAACCCAACGGTCATGGATACCTTGTGCTTGAAAATCAGCCGGGTTTGCATGGCTGAAAAAGTGTGCATGTGCTTTTGAAATTAAGCACCCTGTTGAAAATTTATGCTTAAAGGTGTAAGGCAGTTTCAAAGCAAATGTTCTTTTGGTagcatatttttaaatgaaattggaGGAAACCTAAATCCTCTCTGTAAAGTCTTTGATTGTATCCTTCTCAGCCTGTCATGAGTCCTGTGAAACATGTACGGGAGCAACAAACCAAGACTGCCAGGTCTGTAAGGATGGCTGGTCCAAGGATGAAGAAGAATCTTGTGTAGGTAAGAACATGGTAATGTTCTCCCAAGCCCAATTTTGTTATGTAAAATTATCTGTCTATAATTAGAACATCTTGGTCATGATTGCCAGAACCATTTTGACTCCATGATTAACTAACAATACATTTATACTGAACAGTGATAGCAGTGTAAATGCATGCCATTCCTTTTCAAGAAGCACCATATGGTTGCatgagtttttttttctgtgcaaggTTGGATGCAAGGAAACAAAGTAATTGTCTCAAGGTCACAATGAGTGGGAAGATCTGAGAGCAACACTTGGTagcaaaatgtaatttaaaacaaaaatgaatgtaagAATTTATATCAAATCTGCCTGGTTTTTATTCCTAATGTTTCCCACTTTCCCAGCAGCAGAAGTCCATCAGAACAGTAGGGAAGAACATTATAATCTCTGTGCTGTTCAAATCCTCACTGCTTCTGAACCAGCATTATTCCTAGGGCCCTGAGATAGGAAaagtaaatattcaaaaggaGCATGAGTCTGCATAGGTTGTTGGAATTATTGCGATTGTTTGTTTACTTGTCATGGTAAGTCCTCAAAGTAGCCAccatcatatattttttttaatgtttcagatGTGGATGAGTGTGCAGCAGAAGTTTCCCCTTGCAAAGATGAGCAGTATTGTCTAAACAGCGAGGGATCTTATTCCTGTAAAGGTTTGTGTTGGGAGTTTTGTTTAAAAATCTCGACTCTCTTCAGTCAGTTTGGCTTAATTTAGAAAGTAGAAAAGTAGTGCCGCTGCCTGAGGAATAGATCTCTAGTCTTGAGTGTACGTCTCTCCAGATATTAGCTAGAATTATTAACGTTTCAGACCCTGGCCCAAGTTTTCTTGTTCTCTTTAGTTAACTATGGATAAAACATGAACAGTTCTGCCAGTGTGTTAAAAGTAACACTGCTCAGATTAGTAATTCTTTTGTACTTATCTCTGTTGCAtcctctctttatttttttaatccacATGTCCTTTTTTTGTCCAGCTCTTAGGagatttttacacttttttaaatcaggtatgttctgggttcagaccgtgcatgctggcattctgcccaggagcTAATCTCACTGAGATCTACACTGAGGGTTACCTGAGGAGCATAAGCCTGTGTGCACACAGGACTACCTCAGGGGCTTACCCAATACAAacactgggattatacctgggggctggaacgcaggagcttattccctatacaaatagccacacacacattttgattcagtacatcacggttccaggtactAAGTCAGTTtttttgagcaataggaggagaggacaaataaaatcagatcatgcAGAAGAAGGAATGGtagataacaattgctacatagaaataaaaagcttacatgttttccaaaggatcagcctgtgctatcacTTCCAGAAGAagcatgctctccctctctctctctctcactgttattactccttatacactaaggggtagattttcaaatagcgcgatttggcgtacttttgttggcgcatcaggcgcaaacaaaagtacgctggattttagtagatacgcgcgtagccgctaaaatccgggatcggcgcgcgcaaggctatcgattccgagccgcgcagcctacctctgttccctccgaggccgctccgaaatcggagcggcctcggagggaactttcttttgccctcctctcaccttcccctcccttcccctacctaacccacccgcctggccctgtctaaaccccccccttacctttgtcgggggatttacgcctcccagagggagacgtaaatccccgcgtgccagcgggccgctagcgcgccgggacgtgacctgggggcgggtctggagggcgcggccatgcccccggtccgccccgggtctacctggctaatgttttattgacttttcttcagggaacttgtctaaatccttTAAACCCCATTATGCTAGTCACATTGACCATGTCCTTGATTTTACAGTTTGtgtgctgactgaaaaaaaaaaatactttctaggatttgttttaaatcttctggtggttagtttcatggagtgcccctttgtgttagtattatttgaaagagtaactaACCATCCACTTCAGTCGAATGAGGGAGGTAAACTGCATGACAGGCAGCATTGCTGCTTTGAAAACGTGGAATTTGGCAGCACTGTTTCAAATCCTGCATGGACCTGTCTTTCACTGAATACTCTTAAATTTGTGTGCAAACGCAACATGGGATCCAAATTCCAATTTTTCCCCTTGCATTAGTTGGAAAAGCAAAGGGCAGTTAGAGCTGCATACGATATCCTGTATAACACTGGTTCCCAGTCTTATCCAGAAGGTGCATACAACAAATATGTATATATGAGTTTTGCAATCACTGGGCCTCCAGTATATAGAGATTtagctcatacatattcatggtgATAGGCTGAAAAACAGATCAgttaggtgtgccttcaggaCAGGCTTGGAAATAGCTGCTATATAGTATTCACATTCAGGAGGCTTCTCCCAGAAAGCTCCAGATAATGTCCTGCCGCCTTTTCGGTCCTTGGACAGCGGCACTAGCATATGGGGTATTTGGGATGTAGTTCTGAagtcttcatttctgtcctcctGCCTCCAAATAAACCTAGCCTAGACTAACCAGCTCCTGTTTCTAATCACCAGAGTAGGCTAGTTCCTAGCCCTTAATGTAAGtctgaataataataattcagTTCTTATTCAGTAGTGCAAATGGCTCTGCTATCTGAAATAGAAGTTTCTGTCTGTTGTATAATCTTTTAGCCTGTGACAGAAGTTGCACCACCTGCCTGGGGGAAGGTCCTGATAAATGTAAAAACTGCTGTCTTGGATACACAATGGAAGGTGAAACATGCACAggttggtttaattttttttagagtAAACAGATGATGGTCGTCGTCATGGTATTTATGTGCACTTAACTGGTAGGTACGAAAGTATTGTAGTTAATGTATAAGAACTTCTGGGATACAGAATGGCCACTAGAGTCTACAACATTTTTAGCTACTAAAAATTCATTTAATATAtcaatctccaaaaaaaaaaaaaaaaaatcccgtaGCATTAGTAGATTCTACCAAAATTTCCAAATCTCCAGCACCCTCTGATGCCAGACAGTTGGTAAAACACAGTGACTTTCTGAGATCTTTGCAATtggaacatcttttttttttttaatatatctttttttgttgTGAAAACACACACATTCAAATTGCGTTGTTTAGAAGGAGTAAGACCATTTTTTCTAGTAACAGGATAGTCTGATAGGTTAATAGATTTTATTTGTGTTTCTAAAGAGTAAAAATATACCTGCAAAACTGGCTGAAAAGTTGTAACCTCAAAAGCTGTTGATCTCTACAGAGCCTCCTACATGATGAAGACATCTGATTAGCTGAGGCCTTTTGAATGATCTGTAATCCAAAAGAATAATGCAGTGGAGGTCGTTGAAACCGAAGGTTAATATGTTaaattgacatttgtaaagcagtaAGGTTGCACAAAGCTGAAGAGTAGACTCgagaagaaaaaaattgaaagagaaCACAAAaagtgaataattttatatcccaaaaattaaatataagaaataaaatatattacagCAAAAAGAAAGGATCTTGGAATAATGGCCCAAAAGGAAGCAATAAAGCCAACAAACATACAAGTTGGTTTTGATCTATTGTTAACTAGTACAACTGCTTGTAATGTCTTGTCTGTTTCATGTCCACTCTACTGCTGCCACAGAATGTCTGTGAGATAAAAGAAGGAATTACTGTTTTTTACCTctaggaaatgtattttattttacttttctattttgaaatttagattttattgtgcactgagtaacaTGAGTCATCTATCTGAAGTTTTATTAGCGGGAAAGGGAATCGCTCCATCTAACTGTGCCTCAGTTTACCTAACCATCCTTGGTGCTAATTCATATACCCTTTACCACCACCTCTTTTCTCACTGGACATGCTTATGCAGTCATGATGCCTGAAATATGGGGCCAGACCATTAACCCTCACCCCACAATTAGCTGCGTGTAGGTTTCTCTAATTTTGGCTCATCAGTGAAAGGTGTCCTGGAAATATTTGTAATTTTGCTTTctaatttaccttttttttttttttgactctgcaGATTCCGCCTGCCCCATTATACTTCAGGTTCAGTCAAAACAAAGGCTGGGATCTGCTGCTTATTCACAAATACCAGAGAATTTTATTTCTTCTCTATTTTAAATCCCTCCAATCCCAGCATGCTGAATCTGATCATTGCAGTAATCATCCTGAGTCATGCCCCAGGTTGCCTTAAGGAACCCTACAGAATTGTGGGCCCTGAATCCTGTCACTGGGTGTCACCCTTAAGGATGGCCACGATTCCCTCTCCCCTGTGGGCTGTGAACATGGAAGACCAGGCTCTCGGTTCAAACCAGGGACCTTGCTCATGGCTGTGCACTGCACTGCCTggttttttctatgtttttcaTTCTATGTATTAGAACAAgcataaaaaagtttaaatataTCAAAAACTGAATCTAAATCTTGAGGAGAGGCAGCAGTTCCTCCTTCTAATTTATAGTGAGCTTATTAAGAGATTCTACATagatatagtttttttttaatatataattagTACAGTTTAGGAGAGGTTTGCACTTTCTTTGTTTAACCATGGACATTTCAATCCTATAGATATAGATGAATGTAACTTTGATGAAAAAGTATGCACAAGAGAAAATGAAGACTGTATCAATACACCAGGCAGTTACAAGTGTGCCTGCTCTGAAGGCTTTGAAGATAAAGATGGAGAATGTGTACAGAATGTAGAAAAAGCAGGTGAGTGGTTTGTTTTTGAATGAAATGTTAGAATAAAGGAAAACTAATAAGTAATCTTTTACTTATATTTTTGTCCCCACAATCTCTTCTTTCTTTTaggctttcagctcaatcagaatttTTAGGCTATGgaaccatgagctttcatttgtaACTATTTGGGATTTTTCCCTATTGTATAGCACAGTGGATTTCAACCCAGCCTTTGGgatacacctagccagtcaggttttcaggatatccacggtgaatatgcattaaatagatttgcatacaatggaggctgtgcatgcaaatctacttcctgcatattcattgtggatattctgaaaatcggactggctaggtgtgtccttaGGATTGGAGAGGCTATGCCAGAACCTCTGGCATAGCCTCTCCAATCAAGCTCAGGCATTGTAGTGAAAGTCTTCAGCCAAGTCACAGACCACAGCTCCCTCTGGGTACATGCACCAGTAGGTGTCAATGTTGAGCATTTGCTAAGACTCCTTTCCCCAAGAGGAGCAGAATCTGGACCCAGGAATTGAACTGCTGAGCCCCTGGGCTGGCCTGAGATTTTATTAGTTTCATGGTTCTAATTGATCTGATACTCAACATGGAATCTTCATAACTTTCTTCTACTCTGCACTTAAGGAAGACTTCTCTCAGGAGTGTGTCCCAAATCTCCTTAAAGAAAAATTGAACCTTAAAGTTCATACTAATTTGAAAAAGTATTAGATTTATAATATAACTGGTAAAAGGCTTCTGAATTGGGAATGTActctttttttgaatttgggagcATCATATGGCAAAGCAGATAACTTGATGGGTACAAGTtgcaagatatttttttttcaatcttaaGATCCATAGTTTTGATTCAGATTCTAAACGCTGATGGTTGGTTTAATAAAATTTGATATACCGCTTTTCAAATATATCAAAGCTTACCTCCCACGTACAGAAAGCAAGTGATACGGTTAAGGATTATTATAAATTTGTAGATGAAAATTTTAATTCTTTTGTAGAAGTTTCCATCAATTgattgaacattttatttttaacagaaGAAAACGTTGAAGTTGAAGAGGCATCATCAGAGCATTCAGATTCAGCTACTGTGCACGAAGACCTATGATCACTATTCGAAAGCAAACATACGTTTCGATATTTTTAAGTTATTTAGACTGGAACTTTTTACATACTTGAAACAAAATACTGTGGAAACTTTTCCTTATACAGTTGCAAGTTGGCAATATCTGGTATTAGCATTCCCTTCAATTGAAATtgaatgagataaaaaaaaaacatcaaagaaGAGATTCCAACTAACACAGACTCTTTGGGGGCAGCAGAcgtaagaaaatataaaaaaaagatatgcattttttttatgcacatgtGTTGAGTTTCTGTGTTTTAACTCCTTATGAAGCTTGGATAAGGCCTGTGGGAGGCTGTTTATTTTAAAGCTGCTACCTGGGATTGTCAGAGTCGATAATCAGGCAGCATTTTCATCCTTCAACTGTGCATATTAAAGGAATATTTCACAATTCCTTAAGCCTACGGTCTGAGTTTGTTGTGCCAATGATAACATCTTGGAGAATTTTTAACTGTATTCCCCACCCCAGAAGCACTGAACATGTATGTGCCAGTAAATTCCACCTTATTTGGTACTTAAATGAGATTGAATTGTCTTTTCGGgctgtatttctttttgttttgttcatgCAAGGAAGTTGTCTCATATTTTGATACGGTTCTTTGTAATAAAACCAGATTATTCAATATGaaacatgaaaatgttttttgtgtttgttaagCAGCATTTTGTACTGATTTAATCTTTTTGATAACTTGCACAGAGTATGTCAATTCTGATTTATAAAAGAGAAaacctatgtaaaaaaaaaaaataaggcattCCTATTTTTATACATAGAGATGGTATGGTTGTCTTGCATTCTAGAATTTGTAAAATAGCAATTTGGAGATTTGCTAGCATATTAAAGTAATTTCCTTCTCATCAAACTTGACTTTcaagatttttttatattaattggTTCATGAAATAAATGGGAATTtggtgggttttttaaaatttttatttcatttatttagataTGTCTTAACTTATTGCAAGTGCACTCAAAGCAATGTACAGTATGGAAATCAAATAACTATAATCAGAAATCTATAAAATGATAAATACATTCAAAAAATCATTTTGCAAAAGTCAGAGATTAATACAGTTGCATATCATAGTAATCATATTTACCAAATTTGGACTTGGCGACCTAACAGTAATAGTAATTCAAATTATTACAAATCATAAACAAATTTATATAAACAATAATGGGTGTTCACATGCAGACCTTGTGATTCTGGATCACTGATAAAAGCAatctccaaataaaataaaatgtcccGAATAATCTGAAGATACCAATAAAATTGTGAAGAATAACAAAACATATTTCTTCTTGCTCAGATGTGTTTTGTATGTGAATGCCTTTATCAATAGTATCCTGTAGTGTGTCTGTCTTACTTTGGGCAATGAAAGGAAATAATGTGTGGTGATAAGAAAATTGCATATTCACAAATTTTGAGGAAAAAGGAATTGTTTAAGCCTAGGCACTAAGAAACATACAACTTTACATACATCTAAAACCAAAATATGcataacaataaaacatcaaaatagACAGACATAATGACTATCACAAgaatactctttaaaaaaaaaaaaagaaatacaactcCATAGTGCTGCTTGAACGTCCTCAACTGATCAGGAACCTTTTCTGCCAAAAAATACGTTGCATAAACGTAAACCACCTGAATCCTTTGGGATAACTACATGTAGGCCTGCTTAAAAGGAAATGTATTTAGCATAGCTTTAAAAATTTATAAACCTTCCATAAGATGCATGGATTCAGGGAAAGCATTCCATAGCACAGGAGCAGACACTGAGAGAGCTCTGCGAGGCATGCTTCTTTCAGAGATGGTAAGCCCAATAAGCCTCTGGGTTGACCTGAGAGCTCATGTAGGATCGTATAATAGTAAAGCATTTGCCCAGGGCAATTTCTAGGATTCTCAGACTTTATTTCCTCCCCTGGCTCCTCATTTTCtttctgggggaggagggagaaatttttTCTTCTGGCAAAATTAACAAGAGGATTTGATTTTTAAGAGcatttctttctctgtttctgtgggaaATATCTTTCATAAATTTTCAATGTTGTCTGGTCTTATGTGTACAATATTTATGCTGCCTTCTTGATTAAAGAAAATATGTATGTGATGGATTTTTGGCCTGAGTTCAGTTATTTTACTTATTGAAGACACATTGATTAATTGCAAACTTGACTTAATATTTTGTGACAGTGTTGCCGCTGTGTGATTTAATGTGATCAGGAGCCTTTCGTTCCCATAGGGAATGCTGGCTTCAGGTTAAAGCAGAGATGGGCaaactgcagtgtgtgtgtgtcattctGCCCTTCGAGCTTTCCATCCATACTGTGGCGACAAGAGCATGTCATTGAGCCGGAAGTGATGTCACTGTTCAACCTTTTGAGGGAATAGGAGGCATACTTGAAGTTCCTCAGGAAGGGAACGCCTCTCATTTCTGTTCCAGACCCTCCACTAGGAGGTAATGAGAGGACTAGGGCAAAATATTTTTGATTCATTCTgctttgtgggggttttttaaattttaaaatgaaaaataagaaacaaaatggaaaaaataaaccacacaaatgaaacacagaataaaatggaaaaagtttCCTAAGCACCTCCCTAATTATAATACATTTCAATCAGTATTTGGGATGAGAAGCTGTAAAGGAATAGTGCCTAAAGTCCAGTATGAACAACAGCTGTTTAAAAATCAGGTTTCAAGCCAGAGACTGTTCAGTCACTACTGATCAGCAGTTGTCTAGGCAGGAATCTCTGCAGAAAATATGTAAACAGCACAGTCCATTTAAAGCAACTGTTTTTCAATGATGACCACAACGGAGAATGGCAAATGATTGTAATTCAATAGAAGAGGCAAGGGAGATATCAATGACCAGGTATCACAGTCCAACATAGGAGAAGACAGTCAAGTTACTGGGCAGCAAAAGGAAAACCAGCAGCATGGGGAGTAGCAGACATACATCACGTCAACGCATTCTGCATCGAAGAGAACGACGAAGACCTGCGGTAGAAGAACCAAGTGGTGTAATGTTAGCACCAGTAGAAATggaagcagcaggagcagtaATAATGAGTACATATAGACGTGATGAGGGCACCAAAAAGAAGAACCAATGTAGCAGCGTGTCCAGGCATTGGAAACCTGCAAGGATGTCAAAATGAAAAGATAGACTTGACAACTATTGAAGTGACCACCTGAGTAAAATAGGGGTTATCTCGGAATCACACTGTTCAACAGATTTCTCTAGTCAAAAAGGTT
Coding sequences:
- the CRELD2 gene encoding cysteine-rich with EGF-like domain protein 2 isoform X3, yielding MLILITQIHDSLSFYRYGSYFPLKSISEIRLVEIIEKLCDSSDFDCNYMIEEHEEYIEKWWFKMQKQHPDLFEWFCIETIEVCCPNGTHGPDCLGCVGGSERPCHGNGHCNGDGTRGGDGSCSCKDEYTGPFCLECADGYYNTERNNTHSFCTACHESCETCTGATNQDCQVCKDGWSKDEEESCVDVDECAAEVSPCKDEQYCLNSEGSYSCKACDRSCTTCLGEGPDKCKNCCLGYTMEGETCTDIDECNFDEKVCTRENEDCINTPGSYKCACSEGFEDKDGECVQNVEKAEENVEVEEASSEHSDSATVHEDL